The Pseudomonas baetica genome includes a region encoding these proteins:
- a CDS encoding DUF4123 domain-containing protein, with protein MTQFRPSLREWFSAEFWPQGSRPDAPKVYALLDGARDPRIESLVRNSQAEFACLYAGELAPSLSAAAPYLLHLDPQQAYTWEILEDSWGQSWGCFVMAPAQVALDDLRGHFRTLLRVTDADGNLLVFRFYDPRVLRVYLPTCTPQERAAIFGPASKLIAEAGNGHSLIVYPADPAGGSNARVSGWPSGEALG; from the coding sequence ATGACCCAGTTCCGCCCCAGCCTTCGTGAATGGTTCAGCGCCGAATTCTGGCCCCAGGGTTCGCGCCCGGACGCCCCGAAGGTCTACGCCTTGCTCGACGGCGCTCGCGATCCACGCATCGAATCGCTGGTGCGCAATAGCCAGGCTGAGTTCGCCTGCCTGTATGCGGGCGAACTCGCGCCAAGCCTGTCTGCAGCGGCGCCCTATCTGCTGCATCTCGATCCGCAGCAGGCCTACACCTGGGAGATATTGGAGGACAGCTGGGGGCAGAGCTGGGGCTGTTTCGTGATGGCTCCTGCGCAGGTGGCGCTGGACGACTTGCGCGGCCACTTCCGCACCCTGCTGCGCGTCACCGATGCCGATGGCAACCTTCTGGTGTTTCGTTTCTACGATCCCAGAGTGCTGCGCGTCTACCTGCCCACCTGCACACCGCAGGAACGCGCCGCGATCTTCGGCCCGGCCAGCAAGCTCATCGCCGAGGCCGGTAATGGCCACTCGTTGATTGTGTATCCGGCGGATCCGGCGGGTGGATCGAATGCGCGGGTGAGTGGCTGGCCTTCAGGAGAGGCACTCGGCTAG
- a CDS encoding LysR family transcriptional regulator: MLRENASDLLAFLAVARERSFTKAAARLGVSQSALSHTIRALEARLGLRLLTRTTRSVSPTEAGEHLLQTIGPRFEEIELELAALSNLRETPAGRIRISATDHSLDWLLRPVLKEFLPKYPDIAVEVCCDYGFVDIAGQGFDAGVRLGEDVAQGMIATRIGPDMRMAVIGSPAYFARRPAPQTPRDLTDHACNNLRLPTNGGLYTWEFEKDGESLKVRVSGQITLNGVYPLLDAALDGFGLSYIPENLVAPHLADGSLVQVLEDWCPTFAGYHLYYPSRRQAAPAFALLLEALRYRV; the protein is encoded by the coding sequence ATGCTTCGGGAAAACGCCAGTGACCTGCTCGCCTTCCTCGCCGTGGCGCGCGAGCGCAGTTTCACCAAAGCCGCCGCCCGACTCGGCGTCTCGCAATCAGCGTTAAGCCATACCATCCGCGCCCTTGAAGCACGCCTGGGCCTGCGTCTGCTGACTCGCACCACCCGCAGCGTTTCCCCTACCGAGGCCGGTGAACACCTGCTGCAGACCATCGGCCCGCGCTTCGAAGAGATCGAACTGGAACTTGCCGCCCTGAGCAACCTGCGCGAAACCCCGGCGGGCAGAATTCGTATCAGTGCCACCGACCATTCACTGGACTGGCTGCTGCGCCCGGTGCTCAAGGAATTTCTGCCCAAGTACCCGGACATCGCCGTCGAGGTGTGTTGTGATTATGGCTTCGTCGACATCGCCGGACAAGGCTTCGATGCCGGTGTACGTCTGGGCGAGGACGTCGCCCAGGGCATGATCGCTACGCGCATTGGCCCGGACATGCGCATGGCGGTGATCGGTTCTCCCGCCTACTTCGCCAGGCGCCCCGCCCCGCAAACGCCCCGCGACCTGACCGACCACGCCTGCAACAATCTGCGCCTGCCCACCAATGGCGGGCTGTATACCTGGGAATTCGAAAAGGATGGCGAGAGCCTCAAGGTGCGGGTGTCGGGCCAGATCACTTTGAATGGTGTCTACCCACTGCTCGATGCGGCACTGGACGGTTTCGGCCTGAGCTATATCCCGGAAAACCTCGTCGCGCCACATCTGGCGGATGGCAGTCTGGTGCAGGTGCTGGAGGACTGGTGCCCGACGTTTGCCGGGTATCACCTGTACTACCCGAGCCGACGCCAGGCGGCGCCGGCATTCGCGTTGTTGCTGGAAGCGTTGCGCTATCGCGTTTGA
- a CDS encoding type VI secretion system tip protein VgrG → MLDANATHISFALESASTDLQVLSFEGREALNQPFRFEIELVSARPDLKLEELLHKPGVLTFGATGEGKIHGLVYRIEQGDSGKTLTRYSISLVPQLAYLRHNHDQQIFQQLTVPKIIARVLEDRGILADAYSFQLSAEYPERDYCVQYDESDLHFIQRLCEEEGIHFHFQHSSSGHKLVFGDDQTVFRKLKAVSYQQDSGMSADKPVIKRFNLRLETRTTRVSRRDYDFEKPKILPEGAVKSEFAPDLEDYDYPGRFTTRERGKFLTTRALERHRSDYKLAEGKGDEPTLTSGHFLTLAEHPRAEWNDMWLLLEVFHEGKQPQVLGENVTSDVTDNKSDFHQGYRNSFLATPWDAHYRPALEHPKPKVLGSQTAIVTGPKGEEIHCDQYGRIKVQFHWDRDGQGDDKTTCWMRVASGWAGAAYGGIAIPRIGMEVLVTFLEGDPDQPLVTGCLYHKENVVPYDLPANKTRSTFKTLSSPGGKGYNEFRIEDKKGVEQIYIHAQRDWDENIEHDQKIRVGNERHDTVEANTLSEFKVEEHRITHLDRISEMRADDHLTVGVTQHVKVGTAQFVEAGTEIHYHAGDKVVVEGGMELTAKAGGSFVKVDAGGVTISGAEVKINTGGAPGVGTGIAIKLPIALTPADADVAGKKLASAPLNTPAPLATVTAKASQAAAPRVAETRLLQQDLQAQTLVTAAKTGVPFCEICNK, encoded by the coding sequence ATGCTGGATGCAAACGCTACCCACATCAGCTTCGCGCTCGAATCAGCGTCCACCGACCTGCAAGTGTTGAGCTTTGAAGGTCGCGAGGCACTCAACCAGCCTTTCCGGTTCGAGATAGAACTGGTCAGCGCCCGTCCCGACCTGAAACTCGAAGAGCTGCTGCACAAGCCCGGCGTGCTGACCTTCGGCGCCACCGGCGAAGGCAAGATTCATGGCCTGGTCTATCGCATCGAGCAAGGTGACTCCGGCAAGACCCTGACCCGCTACAGCATCAGCCTGGTGCCGCAACTGGCGTACCTGCGGCACAACCACGACCAGCAGATCTTCCAGCAGCTCACGGTGCCGAAGATCATCGCCCGGGTGCTGGAAGATCGCGGCATCCTTGCCGACGCCTACAGCTTCCAGCTCAGCGCCGAATACCCGGAGCGCGACTACTGCGTGCAGTACGACGAATCCGACCTGCATTTCATCCAGCGTTTGTGCGAAGAGGAAGGCATTCACTTCCACTTCCAGCACAGCAGCAGCGGCCACAAACTGGTGTTCGGCGACGACCAAACGGTGTTCCGCAAACTCAAGGCCGTGAGCTACCAGCAAGACTCCGGCATGAGCGCCGACAAACCGGTGATCAAGCGTTTCAACCTGCGCCTGGAAACCCGCACCACCCGCGTCAGCCGCCGCGACTACGACTTCGAAAAACCGAAGATCCTGCCCGAAGGCGCGGTCAAATCCGAGTTCGCCCCGGACCTTGAGGATTACGACTACCCCGGCCGCTTCACCACACGCGAGCGCGGCAAGTTCCTCACCACCCGCGCGCTGGAACGCCATCGCAGCGACTACAAACTCGCCGAAGGCAAAGGTGACGAGCCGACCCTCACCAGCGGCCACTTCCTGACCCTCGCCGAACACCCGCGCGCCGAGTGGAACGATATGTGGCTGCTGCTGGAAGTCTTCCACGAAGGCAAACAGCCGCAAGTGCTCGGCGAAAACGTCACCAGCGACGTCACCGACAACAAAAGCGACTTCCACCAGGGCTACCGCAACAGCTTCCTCGCCACCCCGTGGGACGCGCACTACCGCCCTGCCCTCGAACACCCGAAACCGAAAGTCCTCGGCAGCCAGACCGCCATCGTCACCGGCCCGAAAGGCGAAGAAATCCACTGCGACCAATACGGCCGCATCAAGGTCCAGTTCCACTGGGACCGCGACGGCCAGGGCGACGACAAAACCACCTGCTGGATGCGCGTCGCCAGCGGCTGGGCCGGCGCCGCCTACGGCGGCATCGCCATCCCGCGCATCGGCATGGAAGTCCTCGTCACCTTCCTCGAAGGCGACCCCGACCAGCCACTCGTCACCGGCTGCCTGTACCACAAGGAAAACGTCGTCCCCTACGACCTGCCGGCCAACAAGACCCGCAGCACCTTCAAAACCCTCAGCTCACCGGGCGGCAAGGGCTACAACGAATTCCGCATCGAAGACAAAAAGGGTGTGGAACAGATCTACATCCACGCCCAGCGCGATTGGGACGAAAACATCGAGCACGACCAAAAGATTCGGGTCGGCAATGAGCGGCATGACACGGTTGAAGCCAACACCCTGAGCGAGTTCAAGGTGGAAGAGCACCGGATTACGCATCTGGATCGTATCAGTGAGATGCGCGCGGATGATCACCTGACAGTCGGTGTGACCCAGCATGTGAAAGTGGGCACGGCGCAGTTTGTCGAGGCCGGGACGGAGATTCATTACCACGCGGGCGACAAGGTTGTGGTTGAGGGCGGCATGGAGCTGACCGCCAAGGCTGGTGGGAGTTTTGTGAAGGTTGATGCTGGCGGTGTGACCATCAGCGGGGCGGAAGTGAAGATCAATACCGGGGGTGCGCCGGGGGTGGGAACCGGGATCGCGATCAAACTGCCGATAGCGTTGACGCCCGCCGATGCCGATGTTGCCGGAAAGAAACTCGCCAGCGCACCGCTCAACACGCCCGCGCCCTTGGCAACGGTCACGGCCAAGGCCTCGCAGGCTGCTGCGCCAAGGGTTGCCGAGACCCGACTTCTTCAGCAGGACCTGCAAGCGCAAACCTTGGTAACAGCCGCTAAAACCGGCGTGCCGTTCTGCGAGATCTGCAACAAATGA
- a CDS encoding alpha/beta hydrolase: MSRILMSLVAWLVAAYLLLCAALFVFQRSLIYFPQPGTVESADARLKLAMPDADVWVTTREHAGPRALIYFGGNAEDVSRNLPEFAEAFADYAVYLMNYRGFGGSGGSPSEETIAEDALALFDQVYASHPQIALIGRSLGSGVAIRLASQRPVQQLILVTPYNSLEEIAARQYPWVPVKWLLKDRFESGQYAAHIRVPTLLLAASEDEVIPRQSTQRLLENFPKGVATLRVVPDSAHNSISERAQYLQWMGDALNRQ; encoded by the coding sequence ATGTCCCGAATCCTGATGTCACTCGTCGCATGGCTCGTCGCCGCGTATCTGCTGCTGTGCGCGGCGCTGTTCGTTTTCCAGCGTTCACTGATCTATTTCCCGCAGCCCGGAACCGTTGAATCGGCCGATGCGCGGTTGAAACTGGCGATGCCGGATGCGGATGTCTGGGTGACTACCCGCGAGCATGCCGGACCACGGGCGCTGATCTACTTTGGTGGCAATGCCGAAGACGTGTCGCGCAATTTGCCGGAGTTTGCCGAGGCGTTTGCCGATTACGCGGTGTACCTGATGAATTACCGCGGTTTCGGTGGCAGCGGTGGGTCACCGTCCGAAGAAACCATTGCCGAAGATGCGTTGGCGCTGTTTGATCAGGTGTATGCCAGTCATCCGCAGATTGCGCTGATCGGGCGCAGCCTCGGCTCGGGCGTCGCCATACGTCTGGCCAGCCAGCGCCCGGTGCAACAACTGATTCTGGTGACGCCGTATAACAGCCTCGAAGAAATCGCTGCCCGACAGTATCCGTGGGTACCGGTGAAATGGTTGCTCAAGGATCGCTTTGAATCAGGCCAGTATGCAGCGCATATCCGCGTGCCGACGTTATTGCTGGCGGCGAGTGAAGACGAGGTGATCCCTCGGCAAAGCACCCAACGCTTGTTGGAGAATTTCCCCAAAGGCGTGGCCACCCTCAGGGTGGTACCCGATTCGGCGCATAACTCGATTTCCGAGCGAGCGCAGTACCTGCAATGGATGGGGGATGCGTTGAACCGGCAATGA
- a CDS encoding aldo/keto reductase — protein sequence MSHTEGYSRRRLLTLAAGVSAVFTFERALATATSSAAPGGQTMQTRAIPSSSEPLPMVGLGTYRGFDVAPGDPAYKQLPAVLDELFAKGGTVVDSSPMYGRAEETTGELLSIHEPRSPAFLATKVWTRGRKEGIAQMEQSFSLLRTERIDLMQIHNLLDWQTHLPTLREWKAQGRIRYIGITHYTPSAYDEVEAVLKAEQLDFLQINYALDDRGVEKRILPLCRERGVAVICNRPFGGGGLLARLKGKPLPAWVSDVQVNSWPQLALKFLLAHPAVTCVIPGTGNPRYMADNVKAGLGPMLTDAQRHQLIALLG from the coding sequence ATGAGCCACACTGAGGGTTACTCCCGTCGCCGACTGCTCACGCTGGCCGCCGGGGTGTCGGCGGTCTTCACCTTTGAACGGGCGCTGGCCACTGCCACATCGTCCGCCGCGCCCGGAGGCCAAACCATGCAGACCCGTGCCATCCCATCAAGCTCCGAGCCACTGCCCATGGTGGGCCTGGGCACCTATCGCGGTTTTGATGTTGCACCGGGCGATCCGGCTTACAAGCAACTGCCGGCGGTGCTCGACGAACTGTTCGCCAAGGGTGGCACCGTGGTCGACAGCTCGCCCATGTATGGTCGCGCCGAAGAGACCACGGGTGAACTGCTGTCGATCCACGAGCCACGCTCGCCGGCCTTTCTGGCCACCAAGGTGTGGACGCGGGGCCGCAAGGAGGGCATTGCGCAGATGGAGCAGTCATTCAGCCTGCTGCGCACTGAGCGCATCGACCTGATGCAGATCCACAATCTGCTCGACTGGCAAACCCACCTGCCGACCCTGCGCGAATGGAAGGCCCAGGGGCGCATTCGCTACATCGGCATCACGCATTACACTCCCTCAGCCTATGACGAAGTTGAAGCGGTGCTGAAGGCCGAACAGCTGGATTTCCTGCAGATCAATTACGCGCTCGACGACCGTGGCGTGGAAAAACGCATCCTGCCGCTGTGCCGTGAGCGCGGTGTGGCAGTGATCTGCAACCGGCCGTTCGGCGGCGGAGGTTTGCTCGCCCGGCTCAAGGGTAAACCGCTGCCAGCGTGGGTCTCGGACGTGCAGGTCAACAGCTGGCCGCAACTGGCACTGAAGTTTCTGCTGGCGCATCCGGCGGTGACGTGCGTGATTCCCGGCACCGGCAATCCGCGTTACATGGCTGATAACGTCAAGGCCGGGCTCGGGCCGATGCTCACCGACGCGCAGCGTCATCAGTTGATTGCGTTGCTCGGCTAG
- the mqo gene encoding malate dehydrogenase (quinone) has translation MFKKVNTALLGLALSMGLTSVHAAEAKKVDVLLIGGGIMSTTLGVWINELEPSWSMEMVERLDGVALESSNGWNNAGTGHSALAELNYTPEDDKGNVTIPKAVEINEAFQVSRQFWAWQVQQGVLKNPRSFINTTPHMSFVWGDDNIKFLKKRYEALQASPLFAGMQYSEDPAVIKKWVPLMMEGRDPNQKIAATWSPLGTDMNFGEITRQFAGYLQTKPNFDLKLSSEVQDITKNEDGTWRVSYKNLKDGTKTETDAKFVFIGAGGGALHLLQKSGIPEAKEYAGFPVGGSFLVTENPTIAEQHLAKAYGKASVGAPPMSVPHLDTRVLDGKRVILFGPFATFSTKFLKEGSYLDLLTSTTTHNIWPMTKVGIKEYPLVEYLAGQLMLSDEDRLNALKEYFPNAKAEDWRLWQAGQRVQIIKRDEAAGGVLKLGTEIVAAQDGSIAGLLGASPGASTAAPIMLSVLQKVFKDKVATPEWQAKLHQIVPSYGTQLNSDPAKVAAEWAYTAKILELPTPPVIGQAAAPAAPAAEKAEAPKENAARDMAL, from the coding sequence ATGTTTAAAAAAGTGAACACAGCCTTGCTAGGGCTGGCTTTGTCGATGGGGCTGACCTCCGTTCATGCGGCAGAGGCCAAGAAAGTCGACGTACTGCTGATCGGCGGCGGCATCATGAGCACCACCCTGGGTGTGTGGATCAATGAGCTGGAGCCAAGCTGGTCGATGGAAATGGTCGAGCGCCTCGACGGCGTCGCCCTGGAAAGCTCCAACGGCTGGAACAACGCCGGTACCGGTCACTCGGCTCTGGCTGAGCTGAACTACACCCCGGAAGACGACAAAGGCAACGTCACGATCCCGAAAGCCGTCGAGATCAACGAAGCGTTCCAGGTTTCCCGTCAGTTCTGGGCCTGGCAAGTACAGCAAGGCGTTCTGAAAAACCCTCGCTCGTTCATCAACACCACTCCGCACATGAGCTTTGTGTGGGGCGATGACAACATCAAGTTCCTGAAAAAGCGCTACGAAGCCCTGCAAGCGAGCCCACTGTTCGCCGGCATGCAGTACTCCGAAGACCCGGCTGTGATCAAGAAGTGGGTCCCGCTGATGATGGAAGGGCGTGACCCGAACCAGAAAATCGCGGCCACCTGGAGCCCGCTGGGTACCGACATGAACTTCGGCGAAATCACCCGCCAGTTCGCCGGTTACCTGCAGACCAAGCCTAATTTCGACTTGAAACTGTCCAGCGAAGTACAGGACATCACCAAGAACGAAGACGGCACCTGGCGCGTCAGTTACAAAAACCTGAAAGACGGCACCAAAACCGAAACCGACGCCAAGTTCGTGTTCATCGGCGCGGGCGGCGGTGCACTGCACCTGCTGCAGAAGTCGGGCATTCCTGAAGCCAAGGAATACGCTGGCTTCCCGGTAGGCGGCTCGTTCCTGGTGACCGAGAACCCGACCATTGCCGAGCAACACCTGGCCAAGGCCTACGGCAAAGCTTCGGTGGGCGCACCGCCGATGTCGGTTCCGCACCTGGACACCCGTGTTCTGGACGGCAAGCGCGTCATCCTGTTTGGCCCATTCGCGACCTTCAGCACCAAGTTCCTCAAAGAAGGCTCGTACCTGGACCTGCTGACCAGCACCACCACCCACAACATCTGGCCGATGACCAAGGTCGGCATCAAGGAATACCCGCTGGTCGAGTACCTTGCCGGTCAACTGATGCTGTCGGATGAAGACCGTCTGAACGCGCTGAAGGAATACTTCCCGAACGCCAAAGCCGAAGACTGGCGCCTGTGGCAAGCCGGCCAACGCGTGCAAATCATCAAGCGTGATGAAGCCGCTGGTGGCGTGCTGAAACTGGGCACCGAAATCGTCGCTGCACAAGACGGTTCCATCGCCGGCCTGCTGGGCGCCTCGCCGGGCGCGTCGACCGCTGCACCGATCATGCTGAGCGTGCTGCAGAAAGTCTTCAAAGACAAAGTCGCGACCCCAGAATGGCAAGCCAAGCTGCACCAGATCGTTCCAAGCTACGGCACCCAGCTGAACAGCGATCCAGCCAAAGTGGCTGCAGAGTGGGCTTACACCGCTAAAATCCTCGAACTGCCGACGCCTCCAGTGATCGGTCAGGCTGCTGCTCCGGCTGCACCTGCAGCTGAAAAAGCTGAAGCACCGAAGGAAAATGCTGCACGTGATATGGCGCTGTAA
- a CDS encoding (R)-mandelonitrile lyase, with protein MNPIAASALTLSLLAADAQANEAPRVTVTPNGSQPSARGPADWFTGIVRVDAPFKGSDEARVSGATVTFEPGARTAWHTHPLGQTLIVTAGAGLVQEWGQPVREIRPGDTVWIAPGAKHWHGATPTTAMTHIAIAEVLDGKVVEWMEQVSEAQYPHTD; from the coding sequence ATGAACCCGATTGCAGCTTCTGCTTTGACCCTTTCCTTGCTCGCCGCCGACGCTCAGGCCAATGAAGCGCCACGGGTGACCGTCACGCCCAATGGATCCCAACCTTCGGCCCGTGGCCCGGCGGATTGGTTCACTGGAATTGTGCGGGTCGATGCGCCGTTCAAAGGCTCGGATGAGGCACGGGTCAGCGGCGCCACGGTGACGTTCGAACCGGGGGCGCGCACGGCTTGGCACACCCACCCGCTGGGGCAGACGTTGATTGTGACGGCGGGGGCGGGTTTGGTGCAGGAGTGGGGGCAGCCGGTGCGTGAAATTCGTCCGGGGGATACGGTGTGGATCGCGCCCGGCGCTAAGCATTGGCATGGCGCGACGCCGACTACGGCGATGACGCATATCGCCATTGCTGAAGTGCTGGATGGCAAAGTGGTGGAGTGGATGGAGCAGGTGAGCGAGGCGCAGTATCCGCACACTGACTAA
- a CDS encoding nuclear transport factor 2 family protein has translation MPELNLQANAAESLKRWHEMIRTGNLRALPDLLDPNAVFRSPMAHTPYPGAQVVTMILNTVFEVFEDFEYHRELVTADGLNVVLEFSAKVGAKELKGIDMIRFDEHGKIVEFEVMVRPLSGLQALGEEMGRRLGKYLAATKA, from the coding sequence ATGCCCGAACTGAATCTACAGGCCAACGCCGCCGAATCCCTCAAGCGCTGGCACGAGATGATCCGCACCGGCAACTTGCGCGCCCTGCCCGACCTGCTTGATCCAAACGCCGTATTCCGTTCGCCAATGGCCCACACACCCTACCCCGGCGCACAGGTGGTGACGATGATCCTCAACACCGTTTTCGAGGTGTTCGAAGACTTTGAGTACCACCGCGAACTGGTGACGGCGGATGGCTTGAATGTGGTGCTGGAGTTCAGTGCCAAGGTGGGCGCCAAGGAGTTGAAAGGCATCGACATGATTCGCTTTGATGAGCACGGGAAGATTGTCGAGTTTGAAGTGATGGTGCGGCCGTTGAGCGGGTTGCAGGCGTTGGGGGAAGAGATGGGGCGGCGGCTTGGAAAGTATCTGGCTGCCACCAAAGCCTGA
- the paoC gene encoding aldehyde oxidoreductase molybdenum-binding subunit PaoC, protein MKFDTPATTNPIDQLKVIGKPTDRIEGKLKTCGQAPYAYEQHDVVANQAYGFMVGSAIAKGRIANIDLAQAKAAPGVLAIVTAANAGKLGKGKYNSAHLLAGPDIQHYHQAVALVVAETFEQARAAAQLIKVDYVTAKGEFDLASVRDQGVEQKEELPDVKHGDFATAFAAAPVQFDQTYTTPDQSHAMMEPHATLAAWQGDQLTLWTSNQMIAWSVSDIAETLGLPKEKVRLISPYIGGGFGGKLFIRADAILAALGARMANRPVKVALARPQMANNTTHRPATIQRIRMGATADGKLTAIAHEGWSGNLEDGKVEVAAQPSQLLYAGANRLVTMRVAPLDLPEGNSMRAPGETPGLMALEIAMDEMAEQLNLDPVQFRILNDTQVDPVKTERPFSQRQLIECLQTGAEKFGWDKRNPQPGSRREGRWLIGMGVGAAIRNNLLLKSGARVRLERDGKITVETDMTDIGTGSYTIIAQTAAEMMGVPLEDVVVRLGDSNFPVSSGSGGQFGANCSTAGVYAACVKLRETVAGKLGMAAAEAEFVDGQVRAGGKSVPLRHAAENGVVQAEDSIEFADLAEQYQQSTFGAHFVEVAVDAATGEVRVRRMLAVCAAGRILNPKAARSQVIGAMTMGVGAALMEELAVDKQLGFFVNHDLAGYEVPVHADIPHQEVIFLDETDPISSPMKAKGVGELGICGVSAAVANAIYNATGARVREYPITLDKILSSLPEMI, encoded by the coding sequence ATGAAATTCGACACGCCCGCCACCACCAACCCGATCGACCAATTGAAGGTCATCGGCAAGCCCACCGACCGCATCGAAGGCAAACTGAAAACCTGCGGCCAGGCGCCTTACGCTTACGAGCAGCATGATGTGGTGGCCAATCAGGCTTACGGTTTCATGGTCGGCTCGGCCATCGCCAAGGGCCGCATTGCCAACATCGATCTGGCACAAGCCAAAGCCGCGCCCGGGGTTCTGGCCATCGTCACCGCAGCCAACGCCGGCAAGCTCGGCAAGGGCAAATACAACTCGGCGCATCTGCTGGCCGGGCCGGACATTCAGCACTATCACCAGGCCGTTGCATTGGTGGTGGCGGAAACCTTTGAACAGGCCCGCGCCGCAGCGCAACTGATCAAAGTCGATTACGTCACGGCCAAGGGCGAGTTCGATCTGGCCAGCGTGCGCGATCAGGGTGTCGAACAGAAAGAAGAGCTGCCGGACGTCAAACACGGCGATTTCGCCACGGCGTTCGCGGCTGCCCCGGTGCAATTCGACCAGACTTACACCACGCCCGATCAGTCCCACGCGATGATGGAGCCGCACGCGACATTGGCCGCTTGGCAAGGCGATCAACTGACCCTGTGGACGTCCAACCAGATGATCGCCTGGAGCGTCAGCGACATCGCCGAAACCCTCGGCCTGCCCAAGGAAAAAGTCCGCTTGATCTCGCCATACATTGGTGGCGGTTTCGGCGGCAAACTGTTCATCCGCGCCGACGCGATCCTCGCGGCCCTCGGTGCGCGCATGGCCAATCGACCGGTGAAAGTCGCGCTCGCCCGGCCACAGATGGCCAACAACACCACACACCGCCCCGCCACTATCCAGCGCATCCGTATGGGCGCCACGGCGGACGGCAAACTCACGGCCATCGCCCACGAAGGCTGGTCGGGCAATCTGGAAGACGGCAAGGTCGAAGTCGCGGCACAACCGAGCCAGTTGCTCTACGCCGGCGCAAACCGCCTGGTGACCATGCGCGTGGCGCCGCTGGATCTGCCCGAAGGCAACTCCATGCGCGCACCGGGCGAAACCCCGGGGCTGATGGCGCTGGAAATCGCCATGGACGAAATGGCCGAACAGCTCAACCTCGATCCGGTGCAGTTCCGCATCCTCAATGACACCCAGGTCGACCCGGTGAAAACCGAGCGGCCGTTCTCCCAGCGACAACTGATCGAATGCCTGCAAACCGGCGCCGAGAAATTCGGCTGGGACAAGCGCAACCCGCAACCCGGTTCACGTCGCGAGGGCCGCTGGCTGATCGGCATGGGCGTCGGCGCGGCGATCCGCAACAACCTGCTGTTGAAATCCGGCGCGCGGGTGCGGCTGGAGCGTGACGGCAAGATCACCGTAGAAACCGACATGACCGACATCGGCACCGGCAGCTACACGATCATCGCGCAAACGGCGGCCGAGATGATGGGCGTGCCATTGGAGGATGTCGTGGTGCGTCTGGGCGATTCGAATTTCCCGGTGTCGTCCGGCTCCGGCGGGCAATTCGGCGCCAACTGCTCCACCGCCGGGGTGTATGCCGCGTGTGTGAAACTGCGCGAAACGGTGGCCGGCAAATTGGGTATGGCGGCCGCTGAGGCCGAGTTTGTCGACGGTCAGGTACGGGCCGGCGGCAAAAGTGTGCCGTTGCGTCATGCGGCGGAAAATGGCGTGGTGCAGGCTGAGGACAGCATCGAATTTGCCGACCTTGCCGAGCAATATCAGCAGTCGACGTTTGGCGCGCATTTCGTTGAAGTCGCAGTGGACGCTGCGACCGGAGAAGTGCGCGTGCGGCGCATGCTGGCGGTGTGCGCCGCCGGGCGGATTCTCAATCCGAAGGCGGCGCGCAGCCAGGTGATCGGTGCGATGACCATGGGCGTGGGCGCGGCCTTGATGGAAGAACTGGCGGTGGACAAGCAGCTTGGATTCTTCGTTAACCATGATCTGGCCGGTTATGAGGTGCCGGTGCATGCCGACATCCCGCATCAGGAGGTGATTTTCCTTGATGAGACGGATCCGATTTCTTCGCCAATGAAGGCCAAGGGTGTAGGTGAGTTGGGGATTTGCGGGGTGAGTGCGGCGGTGGCCAATGCGATCTACAACGCCACCGGGGCACGGGTGCGGGAGTATCCGATTACGCTGGACAAGATTCTCTCGTCACTACCCGAAATGATCTGA